The uncultured Cohaesibacter sp. genome window below encodes:
- a CDS encoding S49 family peptidase — MKIMKYLRKVIPSSILPEKWLKEPVVIPVVRMVGPIMVSNGGHMRSSLNMASIAGPLQKAFDMKDAPAVAISINSPGGSPVQSRLIHERIRQLAAEKGKDVLVFCEDAAASGGYMIAVAGDVIIADPSSIVGSIGVVSGGFGFVDAIGKLGIERRIYTAGTQKAMLDPFKPENPEHVAHLDELLQDLFESFKDLVRRRRGDKLTEPEDKLFTGAFWTGNKALDYGLVDELGDMNSYLKRRYGEDMKTKLIAPPSGFFSLFHSSSLSMGASHSGSAGDPVDRIAEGLSAERVLASLEERALWSRIGL; from the coding sequence ATGAAAATCATGAAATATCTCAGGAAAGTCATTCCTTCGAGCATTCTGCCTGAAAAATGGTTGAAAGAGCCCGTGGTCATTCCGGTGGTGCGCATGGTCGGTCCGATCATGGTCAGCAACGGCGGACACATGCGGTCAAGCCTCAACATGGCCTCCATTGCCGGTCCGTTGCAGAAGGCCTTCGACATGAAGGACGCGCCAGCGGTCGCCATTTCGATCAACAGCCCCGGCGGTTCGCCCGTGCAAAGTCGCCTGATCCATGAGCGCATCCGCCAGCTTGCCGCCGAAAAGGGCAAGGATGTGCTGGTCTTCTGTGAGGATGCGGCAGCCTCTGGCGGCTACATGATCGCCGTCGCCGGTGACGTGATCATCGCCGATCCCAGCTCGATCGTGGGTTCCATCGGCGTTGTGTCCGGCGGTTTCGGCTTTGTGGACGCCATTGGCAAGCTCGGCATCGAACGCCGGATCTATACCGCAGGCACCCAGAAGGCGATGCTTGATCCATTCAAGCCGGAAAACCCCGAGCATGTGGCCCATTTGGATGAGCTGTTGCAGGATCTGTTCGAAAGTTTCAAGGATCTGGTCCGCAGACGCCGCGGCGACAAGCTGACCGAACCGGAGGACAAGCTCTTTACCGGTGCGTTCTGGACCGGCAACAAGGCGCTCGACTACGGTCTGGTTGACGAACTGGGCGACATGAACAGCTATCTCAAGCGCCGCTACGGCGAAGATATGAAGACAAAGCTGATTGCGCCACCGTCCGGCTTCTTCAGCCTGTTTCATTCCAGCTCCCTCTCGATGGGGGCAAGCCACAGCGGCAGCGCTGGAGACCCGGTTGATCGTATTGCCGAAGGTCTCTCTGCCGAGCGGGTTCTGGCGAGCCTTGAAGAACGGGCCCTCTGGTCACGCATCGGGCTCTGA
- a CDS encoding amidohydrolase, which yields MSTELTNAEINHLITFRQALHRRPDLSGQEVETAQRVVAELEQLSPDRIVTGLGPWTEPDGTALGGTGIAALFESGKDGPTLLFRCELDGLPIEERSDVPYCSELETKAHLCGHDGHMAILLALAMRLGKQRPASGRVILVFQPAEETGKGARALLQDPDFAASLPKPDMAFALHNLPGLGLGSVALKSGAMCCASRGIRIHLEGKTSHASMPQDGISPVEAMMTIAAGLNGLSNGLDVGQALDASYKLVTITHMSVGEPCFGVAPGAGEIWATLRTVTDDVMGDLVKAAETLASNAAETAGLSLLIEEDDVFDACTNAQETTAMVAQALAAEGIRTEEQTEPMRWSEDFGQFGHHCPSTLFVLGSGLDQPQLHNPDFDFPDALTPVGARIFERIIRDRLG from the coding sequence ATGAGCACAGAGCTGACCAATGCCGAGATCAACCACCTGATCACCTTCCGGCAGGCACTGCACCGCCGACCCGACCTGTCGGGGCAAGAGGTGGAGACCGCCCAAAGGGTCGTTGCAGAGCTGGAACAGCTGTCGCCGGACCGGATCGTGACCGGGCTCGGCCCATGGACCGAGCCCGATGGCACTGCTCTTGGCGGCACCGGCATCGCGGCCCTGTTCGAGTCCGGCAAGGACGGCCCGACGCTGCTCTTTCGCTGCGAACTCGACGGCCTGCCCATCGAGGAACGATCCGACGTGCCCTATTGCTCGGAGCTTGAGACCAAGGCCCATCTGTGCGGCCATGATGGTCACATGGCCATTCTTCTGGCTCTGGCCATGCGCCTTGGCAAGCAACGCCCGGCCTCTGGCCGCGTGATACTGGTGTTCCAGCCTGCCGAGGAAACCGGCAAGGGCGCCAGAGCATTGCTGCAGGACCCGGACTTTGCCGCCAGCCTACCCAAACCGGACATGGCCTTTGCCCTTCACAATCTTCCCGGCCTCGGGCTTGGCAGCGTGGCGCTTAAATCCGGCGCCATGTGCTGTGCCTCTCGCGGCATCCGCATTCATCTGGAAGGCAAGACCTCACATGCCTCGATGCCACAGGACGGGATCTCTCCGGTCGAAGCGATGATGACCATTGCCGCAGGCCTCAACGGCCTGTCGAACGGCCTTGATGTGGGACAGGCGCTCGACGCCAGCTACAAGCTTGTAACCATCACCCACATGAGCGTCGGCGAACCCTGCTTCGGCGTGGCCCCCGGCGCAGGTGAGATCTGGGCGACGCTGCGCACGGTTACGGATGACGTGATGGGTGATCTGGTCAAGGCAGCCGAAACGCTGGCCAGCAACGCCGCCGAGACTGCCGGTCTTTCCCTGCTCATCGAGGAAGACGATGTCTTTGACGCCTGCACCAATGCACAAGAGACGACCGCGATGGTGGCACAGGCTCTTGCGGCAGAAGGCATCCGCACCGAGGAACAGACCGAACCGATGCGCTGGTCGGAGGATTTCGGCCAATTTGGCCATCACTGCCCGTCAACCCTGTTCGTGCTTGGCTCGGGCCTCGATCAGCCGCAATTGCACAACCCGGATTTCGACTTTCCCGATGCCCTGACACCCGTCGGGGCCCGCATCTTCGAACGCATCATCCGTGATCGGCTGGGCTGA